One part of the Janthinobacterium sp. 17J80-10 genome encodes these proteins:
- a CDS encoding AEC family transporter: MIERILGIILPVFCIIAVGYGYARLRGPAVKADMTSVNRVSTEVLGPLLVFTAMAAKDFDLLQNVSLIVAGVLISLGSGLLAWPLARALGYDARTFLPPMIYNNCGNMGLPLAALAFGQAGLSAAVTLFIAANLVYFSVGIKILAAGKAHARVPAWRLLLNPMMVAMIFGLAVTAAHVSLPAYLFQGLKMLGDAAIPVMLFALGVRMRDVTLKSWQIGMVGAAVCPLAGLAVAWVLEQVLPLSADQRAQMYLFAALPPAVFCFMMAEQYQQEPDKVASIVLLGNLAALLFVPLGLWLGLRT; encoded by the coding sequence ATGATCGAACGTATCCTAGGCATCATCCTGCCGGTGTTTTGCATCATCGCGGTCGGCTATGGCTATGCCCGCCTGCGCGGCCCGGCCGTCAAGGCAGACATGACTTCGGTCAATCGCGTCAGCACCGAAGTGCTCGGCCCCTTGCTGGTGTTTACCGCCATGGCGGCCAAGGATTTCGACCTGCTGCAGAACGTCTCGCTGATCGTTGCCGGCGTGCTGATTTCGCTTGGTTCCGGTTTATTGGCCTGGCCGCTGGCAAGGGCCCTGGGCTACGATGCCCGCACCTTCCTGCCGCCGATGATTTACAACAATTGCGGCAATATGGGCTTGCCGCTGGCAGCGCTGGCGTTTGGCCAGGCAGGCCTGTCGGCGGCGGTGACCCTGTTCATTGCCGCCAACCTGGTCTATTTTTCCGTCGGCATCAAGATTCTTGCCGCCGGCAAGGCGCACGCGCGCGTTCCCGCGTGGCGGCTGTTACTCAACCCCATGATGGTGGCCATGATTTTCGGCCTGGCCGTCACCGCGGCCCACGTCAGCCTGCCGGCCTATCTCTTCCAGGGCTTGAAAATGCTGGGCGATGCCGCCATTCCCGTCATGCTGTTTGCCCTGGGCGTGCGCATGCGTGATGTCACGCTCAAAAGCTGGCAGATCGGCATGGTGGGTGCGGCGGTATGTCCGCTCGCCGGCCTGGCAGTTGCCTGGGTGCTGGAGCAAGTGTTGCCGCTCTCGGCGGATCAGCGCGCGCAAATGTATCTGTTTGCCGCCCTGCCGCCAGCGGTGTTTTGCTTCATGATGGCGGAGCAGTACCAGCAGGAGCCGGACAAGGTCGCCTCCATCGTTTTGCTGGGTAATCTTGCCGCGCTGCTGTTCGTGCCACTGGGATTGTGGCTGGGCCTGCGCACCTGA
- a CDS encoding monovalent cation:proton antiporter family protein, with protein sequence MSSALELTLLLLGSAVLAVVAFRSLNLPPMLGYLVVGILLGPHAFGLAKESPATHTLGELGVVFLMFSIGLEFSLPKLSSMRRTVFGLGLAQVGLTTVVVMGCGWLLAWALPQLADISWPAAFALGAALAMSSTAIVSKLLAERLELESAHGRNIMGVLLFQDLAFVPLLILVPALARPGEGLLVTLGWAALKAVMVLVLLLVIGQKLTRAWFRVVVKRRSQELFMLNLLLVTLGVAWITDKAGLSLALGAFVVGMLISETEFKYQVEEDIKPFRDVLLGLFFVTIGMLLNVRLVIEYWWLVLLFLSIIVLLKFGLIMGIARLVGAPTGVALRTGLGLAQAGEFGFVLLNQAGALKLMDSELIQIVLASMVLSMLAAPFILAKADAIVLRLSSNEWMMQSLALTQIATRTMGAQQHVVIAGFGRTGQSLARLLEAEGIAYHALDLDPDRVRDAQAGGASVSYGDAARRESLVAAGINRASALVITYASTASALKILHFAKELAPLCPVIVRSYDDTDLDRLRAAGATEVVPEAIESSLMLASHALLQIGVPLRKVVRRVQSMREERYASLRGFFHGATDAADGADSAQLRLYSVPLGESAFAVNRPLAALRLEELGAEVSVVIRGQTRLEVEPSLLLLNGDTVVLRGPTASLALAEERLLKS encoded by the coding sequence ATGTCGTCGGCGCTTGAATTAACCTTGTTGTTGCTGGGCTCTGCAGTCCTGGCTGTCGTGGCTTTTCGCAGCCTCAATTTGCCGCCCATGCTGGGTTACCTGGTGGTGGGCATCCTCCTGGGGCCCCATGCCTTTGGCCTTGCCAAGGAGAGCCCGGCCACGCATACCCTGGGCGAGCTGGGTGTCGTATTCCTGATGTTTTCGATCGGGCTGGAATTTTCCCTGCCCAAGTTGTCTTCCATGCGGCGCACGGTATTTGGCCTGGGCCTGGCGCAGGTCGGCCTGACCACGGTCGTGGTGATGGGCTGTGGCTGGCTGTTGGCCTGGGCCTTGCCGCAACTTGCGGATATCAGCTGGCCAGCAGCGTTCGCCTTGGGCGCGGCGCTGGCGATGTCGTCTACGGCCATTGTTTCCAAGCTGCTGGCCGAACGGCTTGAACTGGAAAGCGCCCACGGGCGCAACATCATGGGGGTGCTGCTGTTCCAGGACCTGGCGTTCGTGCCGTTGCTGATCCTGGTGCCGGCACTGGCGCGGCCTGGCGAGGGTTTGCTGGTCACACTGGGCTGGGCGGCGCTGAAGGCGGTGATGGTCCTGGTACTGCTGCTGGTGATCGGCCAGAAGTTGACGCGCGCCTGGTTCCGCGTGGTGGTCAAGCGCCGCTCGCAGGAATTATTCATGCTGAATCTGCTGCTGGTGACGCTCGGGGTGGCGTGGATTACAGACAAAGCCGGCCTGTCGCTGGCGTTGGGCGCCTTCGTTGTCGGCATGCTGATTTCGGAAACAGAATTCAAGTACCAGGTGGAAGAGGACATCAAGCCGTTCCGGGATGTGCTGCTGGGACTGTTTTTTGTCACCATCGGCATGCTGCTCAATGTCCGCCTGGTGATTGAATACTGGTGGCTCGTGCTGTTGTTCCTGAGCATTATCGTGTTGCTGAAGTTCGGCTTGATCATGGGAATTGCCCGCCTGGTGGGCGCGCCTACGGGCGTCGCGCTGCGCACGGGGCTGGGCCTGGCGCAGGCTGGCGAATTCGGCTTCGTGCTGCTCAATCAGGCAGGCGCCCTGAAACTGATGGATTCCGAACTGATCCAGATCGTACTGGCGTCGATGGTGCTGTCCATGCTGGCAGCACCATTCATACTGGCCAAGGCCGATGCGATCGTCCTGCGGCTGTCGTCCAATGAATGGATGATGCAGTCGCTGGCGCTGACGCAGATTGCCACCCGAACCATGGGCGCGCAGCAACATGTGGTGATTGCCGGATTTGGCCGCACCGGGCAGAGCCTGGCGCGCTTGCTGGAGGCCGAGGGTATTGCCTACCATGCGCTCGATCTGGACCCGGACCGGGTGCGGGACGCCCAGGCCGGTGGCGCCAGTGTTTCATATGGAGATGCCGCGCGCCGCGAGAGCCTGGTGGCGGCGGGCATCAATCGCGCCTCCGCACTGGTGATTACGTACGCCAGCACGGCGTCGGCCCTGAAGATCCTGCATTTCGCCAAAGAGCTGGCGCCCCTGTGCCCGGTCATCGTGCGCAGCTACGACGATACCGACCTCGACCGCCTGCGTGCTGCCGGCGCGACCGAAGTGGTGCCTGAAGCAATCGAAAGCAGCCTGATGCTGGCCTCGCACGCGCTGCTGCAGATCGGCGTGCCGCTGCGTAAGGTGGTGCGGCGCGTGCAGAGCATGCGTGAAGAACGCTACGCTTCCTTGCGTGGCTTTTTCCATGGCGCCACCGATGCCGCAGACGGTGCCGATAGCGCGCAATTGCGCCTGTATTCGGTGCCGCTGGGCGAGTCGGCATTTGCTGTCAACCGTCCGCTCGCCGCCTTGCGGCTCGAAGAGCTGGGCGCCGAGGTCAGCGTGGTGATTCGCGGGCAGACGCGCCTTGAAGTCGAGCCAAGCTTGCTTTTGCTGAACGGCGATACGGTGGTGCTGCGCGGGCCGACGGCAAGCCTGGCCCTGGCCGAGGAACGCCTGCTGAAATCATGA
- a CDS encoding KpsF/GutQ family sugar-phosphate isomerase, with protein sequence MSVTDEKTLTKIFDENSAAHALNLARETLQIEADAILALKQRFAGEGSQHFTDALKLLLECKGRVVVSGMGKSGHIARKIAATLASTGTPALFVHPGEAAHGDLGMVTAQDAFVAISNSGETAELLDIVPLIKRMGAKMVAMTGKPGSTLAQLANVHLNVAVDKEACPLNLAPTASTTATLALGDALAVALLDARGFREEDFARSHPGGALGRRLLTHVRDVMRSGAAVPAVTGGLSLSAALMEISQKGMAMTAVVDDAFRPIGVFTDGDLRRMLEHTQDFSKLKIADVMHANPRTIGPDQLAADAAQIMEQFLINQLLVTDTDGKLVGALHIHDLTRAKVI encoded by the coding sequence ATGAGTGTAACCGATGAAAAAACCTTGACGAAAATTTTTGACGAAAATAGTGCCGCCCATGCCTTGAACCTGGCGCGCGAAACGCTGCAAATCGAAGCCGATGCCATTCTTGCTTTGAAACAGCGCTTTGCCGGCGAGGGAAGCCAGCACTTTACCGATGCGCTCAAGTTGCTTCTTGAATGCAAGGGCCGCGTCGTTGTCTCCGGCATGGGAAAATCCGGCCACATCGCCCGCAAGATTGCCGCCACGCTGGCATCAACTGGCACGCCCGCGCTGTTTGTCCATCCGGGCGAAGCCGCGCATGGCGACCTTGGCATGGTCACCGCGCAAGACGCCTTCGTCGCCATTTCCAATTCCGGCGAAACCGCCGAATTGCTCGACATCGTGCCCCTGATCAAGCGCATGGGCGCAAAAATGGTCGCCATGACCGGCAAGCCCGGCTCGACCCTGGCGCAACTGGCCAATGTGCACTTGAATGTCGCAGTGGACAAGGAAGCCTGCCCGCTGAACCTGGCGCCAACCGCCAGCACCACCGCCACCCTCGCCCTGGGCGACGCCTTGGCCGTGGCGCTGCTGGATGCGCGCGGCTTCCGCGAAGAGGATTTCGCCCGCTCGCATCCCGGCGGCGCGCTCGGCCGCCGACTTTTGACCCATGTGCGCGACGTCATGCGTAGCGGTGCTGCGGTTCCCGCCGTGACCGGAGGACTGTCGCTGTCGGCCGCACTGATGGAAATCAGCCAGAAAGGCATGGCCATGACCGCCGTCGTCGATGATGCCTTCCGCCCGATCGGCGTCTTCACCGACGGCGACTTGCGCCGCATGCTCGAACACACACAGGATTTCAGCAAGCTGAAAATCGCCGACGTCATGCATGCCAATCCGCGCACGATCGGCCCTGACCAGCTGGCGGCGGATGCCGCCCAGATCATGGAGCAGTTCCTGATCAACCAGTTGCTGGTCACCGACACCGATGGCAAGCTGGTCGGCGCGCTCCACATCCACGACCTGACACGAGCCAAGGTAATCTGA
- a CDS encoding HAD family hydrolase, protein MEHQASARAARIRLMIFDVDGILTDGSLHYGPEGEVIKTFNVLDGHGIKLLQQSGVATAIISARQSALVVRRASDLGITHVFQGVHDKRAAFEQLLDKTGIAPEACGFVGDDVIDLPILLRVGFAASVPNAHPEVKSRVHFITKAAGGDGAARELCDFILHAQGNYEAALAPYLA, encoded by the coding sequence ATGGAACACCAGGCAAGCGCGCGCGCAGCACGAATCAGGCTGATGATTTTCGATGTCGACGGCATCCTCACCGACGGCAGCCTGCACTATGGCCCGGAAGGCGAAGTCATCAAGACGTTCAACGTCCTGGACGGCCATGGCATCAAGCTGCTGCAGCAATCCGGCGTGGCCACTGCCATCATCAGTGCGCGCCAGTCAGCGCTGGTGGTACGCCGGGCCAGTGATCTCGGCATCACCCATGTATTCCAGGGCGTGCACGACAAGCGCGCCGCCTTCGAGCAATTGCTCGACAAGACAGGCATTGCGCCAGAAGCTTGCGGCTTTGTCGGCGATGACGTGATCGACTTGCCGATCCTGTTGCGCGTCGGTTTTGCCGCCAGCGTGCCCAATGCTCATCCCGAAGTGAAAAGCCGCGTGCATTTCATTACCAAGGCGGCCGGTGGCGACGGCGCTGCGCGCGAACTGTGCGATTTCATTTTGCATGCCCAAGGCAATTACGAAGCGGCGCTCGCGCCCTACCT